A stretch of Caenorhabditis elegans chromosome IV DNA encodes these proteins:
- the Y43B11AL.1 gene encoding F-box domain-containing protein (Confirmed by transcript evidence) has product MSTPFHLLKLPLVAQQEVFKKFEIVDIVEISFTSTRVRDTLRSTRLRAVEHHVKFSHDYPYITTKSKNDGECCLRLVFLPFPLSIQNRPDMKIGCHQFGKCFVPDDTILCTHHNVEFAASILFDYIFAIFPGPVDLKLSVCNIRNLSSLLLNKNFTNCQKLEVHETAETEVCPLDLEEIVKEVRVEKEINIYTTQCETVRIEQIFNLETVILHNAQWITLPDLLSLNCRFGSFRKFNINQNLLEAFSKNWLNSKSRTLEFMKFGFPEHGVSFQWNKSELPLKPWNPQIRSRYYYLKKDLSLAGIEKSFGSNYIDCSEGLDIIRSDGLTATILIQDNFDKNILFLVWRDPHPENSRITELKEQILVEIDAYTEAKTQQTNPYFTHISDSFMNDTESTEYDLFGIDMFLKLSPKDVIYEKVEKVFRLKKEIKMLREQKFDV; this is encoded by the exons ATGTCTACTCCATTTCATCTACTGAAACTTCCACTCGTTGCTCAAcaagaagttttcaaaaaatttgaaatcgtcGACAT TGTTGAAATTTCGTTCACATCCACCCGAGTGCGAGACACCCTCCGATCTACCAGGTTACGAGCAGTTGAACACCATGTCAAGTTTTCTCATGACTATCCGTACATTACGACAAAGAGTAAGAACGATGGAGAGTGTTGTTTACGACTGGTGTTCCTTCCATTCCCTTTGTCGATCCAAAACAGGCCGGATATGAAAATCGGCTGTCACCAATTTGGCAAATG CTTTGTGCCAGATGACACCATTCTATGCACTCATCACAATGTGGAATTCGCGGCATCAATCCTTTTTGACTACATTTTTGCAATCTTCCCAGGACCTGTAGATCTCAAGCTTAGCGTTTGTAACATTCGAAATTTGAGTTCGTTACTGCTCAACAAGAACTTCACAAACTGCCAAAAGCTTGAAGTGCACGAAACAGCTGAAACTGAAGTGTGCCCACTAGATTTGGAGGAAATTGTGAAGGAGGTTCGCGTGGAAAAAGAGATTAACATTTATACTACACAGTGTGAAACAGTTCGAATTGAACAG ATTTTCAACTTGGAAACTGTCATCTTACACAATGCACAATGGATAACTTTACCTGATCTTCTATCTTTGAACTGCAGATTtggaagttttagaaaatttaatataaatcaaaatttattggaagCATTCTCTAAAAATTGGTTAAATTCGAAGAGCAGGACATTGGAGTTTATGAAGTTTGGATTCCCGGAGCACGGTGTAAGTTTTCAATGGAACAAGTCTGAGTTGCCATTGAAACCATGGAATCCTCAAATAAGATCGCGTTATTACTA tctgaAAAAAGATCTTTCACTGGCTGGAATCGAGAAGTCATTTGGTTCAAACTACATCGATTGCTCGGAAGGATTGGATATTATTCGTTCAGATGGTCTCACGGCAACAATACTTATTCAAGATAATTTTGATAAGAATATATTGTTTCTTGTTTGGCGTGATCCTCatcctgaaaattcaagaatcaCTGAATTGAAAGAGCAGATCTTAGTGGAAATAGATGCATACACAGAAGCCAAAACCCAGCAAACGAATCCATACTTTACACACATTTCTGACAGTTTCATGAACGATACAGAAAGTACTGAATATGATTTATTTGGAATTGATATGTTTCTGAAGTTATCACCAAAAGATGTTATTTACGAAAAAGTGGAGAAAGTTTTCCGATTGAAAAAGGAAATCAAAATGTTGAGAGAACAAAAATTCGATGTTTAA
- the srg-48 gene encoding Serpentine receptor class gamma (Partially confirmed by transcript evidence), which translates to MQLIGKIWLCYGIISIVLTAFLVIIITTSHLFQQSFYRLIAIHLVIVIISWINSWTSRIVYTRDYSFFAKALFGHSPELFNFFMFCGLAFLHLQSCSSIVICINKLRTANPEKFEKRNQFWNRWCLLIYGVLLALSCLAAKYLAVLPTVHFWKDTGKFEFSVLSLGDAIINIFLVAVFLILYILIGLICGLIAICKIRKHKKDHEDHVPSSVVTVSYTFFRVFCLALLLASFFMQIENFTVQFMFTIFDFMSFSLTFILLFFDDNFKMALKGSIK; encoded by the exons atgcaactcattggaaaaatctggTTATGTTATGGAATTATATCGATTGTTTTAACCGCTTTTCTTGTCATAATTATAACAACAAGTCATCTGTTTCAACAATCCTTCTATCGTTTAATTGCAATTCATCTGGTCATTGTCATCATCAGCTGGATTAATTCATGGACAAGTCGAATTGTGTACACTCGTgactattcattttttgcaaaagctCTCTTTGGTCATTCTCCAGAActattcaatttcttcatgTTTTGCGGGCTGGCATTTCTTCATCTTCAGTCATGTAGTTCAATTGTGATTTGCATAAACAAATTGAGAACCGCCAATCCGGAAAAGTTCGAGAAAAGAAATCAATTCTGGAATCGCTGGTGCCTTCTGATTTACGGTGTGCTTCTGGCCTTGTCATGCTTGGCTGCGAAATATTTGGCAGTGCTTCCAACTGTTCATTTTTGGAAGGAcacaggaaaatttgaattttcagtgttgAGCTTG GGTGACGCAatcatcaatatttttcttgttgctgtatttctaattttgtacattttgatCGGTCTCATTTGTGGATTGATTGCCATTtgcaaaatcagaaaacataAGAAAGATCACGAAGATCACGTTCCCTCATCAGTTGTAACTGTCTCTTATACATTCTTTCGAGTGTTCTGCCTGGCTCTGCTACTTGCATCGTTCTTCAtgcaaattgaaaacttcaccGTTCAATTCATGTTCACTATTTTCGACTTT ATGTCATTCTCGTTGACCTtcattcttcttttctttgatgacaatttcaaaatggctCTGAAAGGATCAATTAAGTGA
- the srg-50 gene encoding Serpentine receptor class gamma (Partially confirmed by transcript evidence), which produces MLPLTKIWLCYGIFSVFLMIFMIILLSVSKHFTYSFYRVITMDIILNLLCWINTWPNRMVFREDGLEFALAIYETYDKIIDICYLLQNVFLHIQSLSSICICFHRLSTALFENSNKFWNRYYLLIYAFLVIYSFLAVQLLNRAPIKFNYEQKMFYSEILTKDQYIAIGIYLRYFIGGYLLAIIIIASSTLYQVRKRFVTHDNLHKDLLRKMSLIAFSHTSIYGMLLVWQTASMYIHYGDVLNLMMTLSDMVSFSMAYILLIFDGNVRSVIKSKLPISKMVRGRVSDIQSSQNNISRVIVE; this is translated from the exons ATGCTTCCTCTGACTAAAATATGGCTCTGctatggaattttttcggtttttttgatgattttcatgATAATTTTGCTCTCAGTTAGCAAGCATTTTACATATTCATTTTACCGCGTTATAACAATggatataattttaaatcttcTTTGTTGGATAAATACTTGGCCAAATCGAATGGTTTTTAGAGAAGATGGTTTAGAATTTGCTCTTGCAATTTATGAGACTTatgataaaattattgatatatgctatttgttgcaaaatgtattccTTCATATCCAGAGTCTTAGCTCAATTTGTATATGCTTTCATCGATTATCAACtgcattatttgaaaattcgaataaattttggaatagaTATTATCTTTTGATTTATGCTTTTCTTGTTATCTATTCATTTCTCGCAGTTCAACTATTGAATCGAGCTCCAATAAAGTTTAATTATGAGCAGAAAATGTTCTATAGTGAAATACTGACTAAG GACCAATATATTGCAATTGGAATTTATCTTCGTTATTTTATCGGTGGATATCTTTTGGCAATTATCATAATTGCATCCTCTACACTGTATCAAGTCAGAAAACGATTTGTAACGCACGATAATTTGCACAAAGATcttcttcgaaaaatgtcaTTGATTGCATTTTCCCATACTTCTATTTATGGAATGCTGCTGGTTTGGCAGACAGCAAGCATGTACATTCATTATGGAGATGTTCTAAATTTGATGATGACATTATCAGATATG GTCTCATTCTCAATGGCGTATATCTTGTTGATATTCGATGGAAATGTGCGATCTGTTATAAAAAGTAAACTTCCCATCTCGAAAATGGTTAGAGGAAGAGTTTCGGACATTCAAAGCTCCCAGAACAACATTTCTCGTGTAATTGTTGAGTAA